The sequence below is a genomic window from Tubulanus polymorphus chromosome 1, tnTubPoly1.2, whole genome shotgun sequence.
AGCCTTCAGGCAGTCAACACTTATAAATCCACAATTGTTAGTGACACTTGTCATTGTCTGTACTTTTCTCAGCACTTTTTCAATCTGTATAAAATGATTACCATCCACAGCGTAATCATCGTGTAAGCTCTGTGTGTATAATCCAGATGACATAACTATACGTACTTTCCTCGAGTCAGCGTCACCTGAAGATTCcaataagcctttttacagtttccaggcgccatttttttgggtacccgccgggtccgcattgttgaattttttgtccctatttttctccggtttgatttttttatttcgttcatatctctggatttgattaagatagaaacaaagtaaaagtatcgatgaactcggctgataataaactttttttatgatatcactcatttatcaagttaatgcaacaatgtgcgctggtgaagttataaacattgatatcgtcttcccgataattcaacttcaattattgctcatctcattcaaaagttaaatgatttacttgtGATTTGTTCGACCCTTCTTCGAAGAGTCGGTTGTGAATTTAATAGTACAGTTAACTTCTACATAGATGTTTTCTTCAGATATTGTGTTTTCCATAGATTCATCGACAATGGAAAAAAGATGATGTTCggtttttaaaagatattaCACGGGAAAATTGAGTACTAAATCAACGTCGAAGAGCCGCCAAGAGAAATGGAGGGAAATCCTTTGAAATATTATGTAAAAAATCGATGCTTTTATATAAGTCGGTTCTTAGATAGATAAATGAAATCGTTGATTCCCTGCACAACACACGTGTCCCTGCGCAGAATTAAGAATATTTCTGTCGATCGGGGAATCTGTTTAAAGATGTTAAGTAGAAGTTCTGATGTGATAAGCGGATTTCATTTTCTCGGATTATAGAAAATTCCCAATTTAGCGCCAGCTTCGCCCTCGTAGTTTCGTGGTATTACATGTGATTCGTAGATTCTTGTTTGCTCGCAACGCAAACAAGTAGAAAATACTACTTTCGAAATGGTTTAATCAAGGAGGCCGGACCTTCGATTTATCCATTCTTCAATCAACGGGTTAAAACATCAATCATGTATAATGACCCGGTCCTGAATTTTCATGAGTTCCTCTCTAACCATTAGGCAAATAAGCTACAGTAACTGCAAGGATTCACTTGTCCTTGGTAGACGTGGTTTTTCTCAATGATTGGGTAATAGGTTTAATAATATCGTAACTGTTTTCCCTCACCGAtcattatagattttgatgaCGACGCCTTCAAAAGTGTTCGTGAAGACCCTTGATTTATCACGATCTGATATCCGGGTctcaaattttatatttgcaggGTGCTCAAATATCCTACGAGGTCACGAGGAATATGGCGGCTGAGTTGCAGTTTGAAGAAGCGAAAGCGTTCTACGCGTACAATACTTCGGATGGACGGTTCGTAAATAGTACATGTCCACCAAACCCACCAGCAGATGTCGCTGATTATTTTAGAGAAACTGTACTGAGCATGTACCCGGGATTAGTCCTGTTCAACTTCGTCAtcgaaacagtttttgttGGATTATTATGCGCTATTGGATTCGTCGGAAATCTGTTATCGTTCATCGTTCTATGGAAAGACCGAAGTCAATCAACTACAAACTTTCTGTTACAAGCTTTAGCTATAGCAGATACACTGTTACTTATAGACTGTATAATGGTCATGACATTACGATCTATTTATCCTTATCTAGGGATACTTAAATCATATTACCAATCGATGCCATATATGATGCCATATTTATGGCCTTTCGCCATGATGGCCCAAACGATAACCAACTGGCTGGTCATACTGGTAACCATCGAACGATATATCGTAGTTTGTAAACCACTACGAGCAATGCGCTGGTGCACAAAACAAAAAGCTAAACGAGGAGTAActcttgtttttattttggcGATAATCTATAGCATTCCACgattttttgaatttaaagttaTCGTCTTTACGAATATTTGCGCCAATAATCAGACGTATGCACTCCGAGAAGACACGAGTTTAAGAATCAATCCCATATTCAATATCAGTTACCGTATCATACTATATTTCCTACTAATTGCCGTGGGACCCGTTGTAATTTTAGTGATCTTGAATTTCAAGCTGATTCGAGCACTTCATAAAGCTCAACGCGAACGAATTATACTGACTAGATCAAGATCGACCAAAGGGCAACAAAGTCAGGCAGGAAACACGACTGTTATAGTAGCAGTAGTAACGCAATTCATAATATGTCAGATGCCAGCTTTGGTACATCAAGTTTTAGAATGGTCACATCTACCAATAAACCACACAGCCCAGAGCTACAGCGTGGCTGTTAGTAATATGCTAGTGGCATTCAACTCGTCGAcaaactttttcatttattgcCTATTTGGTCGCAAGTTTCGTAGCATCTTAATCCGACTACTCTGTGGCTCAACTTCCAAATCGTCATTCGTCTCAAGACATTTCAACTCGCTTACCCACCACAGTATGAGCATTTATAAAGCCGAATTTTCAGCCGTTTCGCAAGTGGAAAATGGCGAATGTGTTTGAAAGATTCGTAATCAAATTACGCTAAAAACATTTGTCCGATTATGTTGAAAAATGCTCTTCCTCCACGAGAGTCGAGAGATCCGTGCATTAAAACCAAGTGACTTCAAATACGATTTATTCATAGTTTATCTGCGCTCCTCATAGTGCATGTATTTTGTTAGTTTAGTTgaaaacacacacacacacaaacaatcaaacacacacacacacaaacaaGTTGATTTAGATAAGTTTTGTATTTCATGTTAGTACGGTGCGAGTGAGTGCCTGatgaatgataataaatagattcatcattaattcaacgattcagtcgTTTTTCTCGTGAGGATTCTGTAGCCTAATCGGAGGATGTTTGCTTGTCCGGTTACATTCGTCACGTTTTTATCACTTCTCTCTTTTCTGATGGATCGTTATTCGCTATTCGCCTAAGATAACGCGTACGATATGCCCAAAAACTGTAGAGAAAGCCACGTTTGCAAAGTGCGAAGAGTGAATCTCTGTAAATATGCCTTATATTCGTCGATGTTTGAGTTCGCAACACGTTCGCATTTAAGTATATATTACAGATCGTCAACCATCGTCAATATGTTCAAGTCCAATACTCGAGTTAAACGGCATTCATCTTCTGAATCAATGTCCACTTCAAAATTTGTTCTTAGTGATTATTTAATATTTGCGTTATTTGTAGGTTAGTCACATACAAATGCTGACAATGAATCCAGAATTTATTTGGGAACTTTGGTAAATATTAGAAGCTGTATAAGAATCAGCATACGAACGTGAGaatatgaaattagttatcaCCCATGAGATCGTCTGCCCTCAAAGCGACCCCTAGTGCTAATGTTATAGATCATTGTTGTTCTATGTATAAACTAAGTAGTTAAGCACCCAGAGGACATGCGTACCATTACTTCACTTTCGATTTCCATGTAAAACTAGATACGCACTTACCATCGCATATAGAATACAACAGTCGATTcggtgaataatttattaatgtCTTCATCAAAAAGATGTCTATGTGACTGGGATTACCGGCTAATGGGGTAGGTGTGATTTAACACGGCATCTCCTACAGCATTATCCatacaaataaaaaactgaTGTACAGTTATTGTTACGATCTGCTTTCTGTGGAAGACTAGAATTTCACTTTCTAAAAGCTGTAAGAAAAAGCgataaaatttagataaattcTTTTCGCGACCTTTGTCTGACAAGTTTGATCAATTTCTTAAAGTATTCGTAAACAATTGGCTTTCGGTAATCCATCCGTACAGATCCACGAGGAActggaaatcaattttttaacatcttataaaaagatttttcataagATGAAGTTTGAATCTAATCAGGAGTGAGATTTTCCTTCAACTATCGATTTTAAATCTGTAACAATCCTGCTCGAGTTAATAAATGGTCTCTTCATTCGATTTTTTGTTGGACAGTCGTGgattattttgaataaaagtgGAAACATCTACAAAAAGGACCCAGAACCCCAAAGTCTGTTAATACTTTCTAGCAGTTTGATTCACttcaaattattcaaactgtAATTCATACCAAGTGCATCTGGATCCCTGTAATCTATAGGCCTCTGACTTTATTCAGATATATTACTTCAAAGTATAACTAATGGTCTGAATAAAAACTCGTTCGTCGATTTATCAATGAAACAGTGTTCTTCCATTAACGCTAGACGCGTTCACAGATTCGTTAAAGAAACAACTAAAACGAGAGAACTACTTAAAAACGACCGTTTCCGAGCAGTCAATCTCAACCTGTTACAACAAAACCTGATTACATGATCAGTAATTGTATAGCGCCGTAAAGTAAGATGGACAGACAGCTTGTGATCTCAACGCGTAAAATCCTCATTCTTCACAGCGATCAATGTGACTAACACGTCACGATGTCCACTTCTATCGCATCGATTACTGATGTCGTAATCCTAAAGGGAAAATCCTACAGTTACATGAAAATCCACGTTGTGACAACGACAACAACAACGTATtgaattggtttattaaaaataacttcacCGGAACGATTCGAATATCCTCATATTTTTATATGCATTAATTTGAAGTAAACTTGAATCCTTACATGTACGATGATGATGtcggaaatgaaatttgaacgaattagaaaatattacgCAGATTGTGGGCAGAATATGAGAAATATTCCTCGGTAAGTTACGCAATCTAATGAACCATCGGTTTCTGTCCATTTATTGCGTGTAATGATTATAAAGCACGTCAAACTTTCATTCCGCAGGTGTGATAAATAGCAGTAGTGTCATCAATGTAGATCAGCTAAATTCGCTGTCTTCTGCTTGTTATTGGCAACTGTGCACACATCACACGTCGACGCAAACTTTCTGTCCATTGCTACGACACAAGGCACTGACTGGAAATAACACGGGCAAACACCACCTGAACATTTTATGAAGAAAAACCTACATGAATCGAACATTCGATCGTGGCTACAATTGTGTCTTTATTTCGGATTTTAAACGCATCGCAAAAACGACTGAAGACGATTAATGGAAGAATAAggattatattgaaaaaaaaccggTTACATACGAGGTAAGGAATTCAAATATTCGAGCATCTTTTTTTCAGACGGATTTATCGgattgatttaactgatgatgaatagTTACATAAACGTAATGGAGATTGAATAGAAGGGAAATTCTACTCAactgaatgaaagtacaatTAATTAGAATTATACGTATTACTAAGTCATATCTTCACAGATATTTCTCTCGTGACaatattttcaagattttcacAATTTCTACAAAGAGAAACAAAACACGAAATTTACACAATTTCTAGAAAtcaagatgaaattaaatgttcTAACACAAATTATTGTTACGTATGTTTAATtagtttgtaaaaaaaattcaatcttTGGAGACCCTTTCTGATTATGATTCATGACCGGACTATTTTCCTGTGGGTATATTCTATCACTGATTGACCGTCAGATAAGTCAAAAGAGattcattaattgaatttACGACATGAAAGTTGTGCATCACGTATGACGTGGCTGTATACAGGGCTGTGTAGGTGTAATACGTATCAAGTCTTACCCAGAAATACCAAGAACACTGATACGATACTACTTGACTTGATCTTCTGCgattataaacatttcatcaattttttaCCCAGGTTCTCAAAGGCTGTTTATGACTTGTAAATACTCCCACAAATATTTAAAGGTCATTGCTTTTACGTGTGCTAAAATTGAGATATAAAATTAACTGAAATTTGAAGTCAAAGTTATAGCTATCAGTTCGGTTGAATGGAGTTCGTTTCCCTTATCGGGATTATCAGCTCAATTGTTTAGAGCCAGTCTTCTAAAACTTATGGATCTAAGTTGCATCGGGTCGTTAAAGCCACCAAACTGTTCAGCTGAATATCGCATTACCAAATGAAACTCAAGGGACGAAGACAATAAAGTCAGAGTCCATCATGATAATGCCTCGGTAATAAATAAGACGTATCAAACAAACGACGATTATTGGCTTAGGCAAAGTCGCATCAGACCCTGAAATAAATCACCAAATATCACAGCGAGCTGTCATTGGGCGAAAACTAGTGGAAAACTTGTTACTCAACGGAAATCCTTTCAAGATTAAATAAACGtgaaatattaattgaatcattTTGTCTCGTTCTTCTGACTTAATCCAATCGTCGCTTTCTGCGAGACTAAATGTAGgcatatatgtatacattagCAAACCTTCATATAATGGGGGAAAATGGGAAAATAAAGCAGAAAAATTGATGTGTTACTTCAAACATTTCAGTATCTAAGACGGAAGCGTGATCGTTTTGtatctttctatttcaggcCCGGACGATCAGACATCATGAACATAGAACCAGAACTCGAGGAGGTTCCCTACGTCATCGGAGACAACGGCAGCGCAGAAGGTGAAAACTCTACAAAGTGTCCCGACATCGCTAACTATTTATTCAATCGCTACCCGGGATTAGTTCTGTTCAACTTCATCAtcgaaacagtttttgttGGATTACTATGCGCTATTGGATTCGTCGGGAATTTGTTATCGTTCATCGTTCTATGGAAAGACCGAAGTCAATCAACTACTAACTTTCTGTTACAAGCTTTGGCTATAGCAGATACACTGTTACTTATAGACTGTATAATGGTCATGACATTACGATCTATTTATCCTTATCTAGGGATACTTAAATCATATTA
It includes:
- the LOC141915414 gene encoding FMRFamide receptor-like, encoding MAAELQFEEAKAFYAYNTSDGRFVNSTCPPNPPADVADYFRETVLSMYPGLVLFNFVIETVFVGLLCAIGFVGNLLSFIVLWKDRSQSTTNFLLQALAIADTLLLIDCIMVMTLRSIYPYLGILKSYYQSMPYMMPYLWPFAMMAQTITNWLVILVTIERYIVVCKPLRAMRWCTKQKAKRGVTLVFILAIIYSIPRFFEFKVIVFTNICANNQTYALREDTSLRINPIFNISYRIILYFLLIAVGPVVILVILNFKLIRALHKAQRERIILTRSRSTKGQQSQAGNTTVIVAVVTQFIICQMPALVHQVLEWSHLPINHTAQSYSVAVSNMLVAFNSSTNFFIYCLFGRKFRSILIRLLCGSTSKSSFVSRHFNSLTHHSMSIYKAEFSAVSQVENGECV